A genomic window from Vitis riparia cultivar Riparia Gloire de Montpellier isolate 1030 chromosome 16, EGFV_Vit.rip_1.0, whole genome shotgun sequence includes:
- the LOC117934087 gene encoding LOW QUALITY PROTEIN: inositol-tetrakisphosphate 1-kinase 1-like (The sequence of the model RefSeq protein was modified relative to this genomic sequence to represent the inferred CDS: inserted 1 base in 1 codon): protein MAEQPRRFTVGYALAPKKVSSFIQPSLVDHAKQRGIDLVRIDLDKPLIEQGPFDCIIHKMNDEDWKNQLEEFSTKNPNVVIIDPPDAIEQLHSRISMLEVVKDLKIPDGTESFGIPKQIVIYDPESLLDSKVLDGLSFPVIAKPLVADGSAKSHKMSLAFNGEGLKKLTTPIVLQEFVNHGGVIFKVYVVGDHVTCVKRRSLPDVSAEKLGTSEGLLTFSQISNLTATQEPGENDCEDIMNHVEEAEMPPLNFVNEIAIGLRKAMGLNXFNFDVIRDAKLGNRYLVIDINYFPGYAKMPSYETVLTDFFWDIVHRKSLGMKDFEQSGSDCRKSDKEA, encoded by the exons ATGGCAGAACAGCCTCGGAGATTTACAGTAGGGTACGCTCTCGCGCCAAAGAAAGTGAGCAGTTTCATCCAGCCTTCATTGGTGGACCATGCGAAGCAGCGCGGTATTGATCTCGTTCGAATCGATCTGGACAAGCCATTGATCGAACAAGGACCGTTCGATTGCATTATTCACAAAATGAATGACGAGGATTGGAAGAATCAGTTGGAGGAGTTCTCGACGAAGAACCCTAATGTCGTCATAATCGACCCGCCGGATGCAATTGAGCAGCTTCACAGCCGGATTTCGATGCTGGAGGTGgtaaaggatttgaaaattcCGGACGGAACGGAGAGTTTTGGGATTCCGAAGCAAATTGTGATTTATGATCCGGAATCGTTATTGGACTCCAAGGTGTTGGATGGGCTGAGTTTTCCGGTGATTGCTAAGCCGTTGGTGGCAGATGGGAGTGCGAAATCTCATAAAATGTCGCTGGCGTTCAACGGAGAGGGGTTGAAGAAGCTGACCACTCCTATTGTGTTGCAGGAGTTTGTGAACCATGGCGGGGTTATCTTCAAGGTGTATGTAGTTGGGGACCATGTGACCTGTGTGAAGCGCAGGTCGTTGCCCGATGTTTCGGCGGAGAAGTTGGGGACATCCGAGGGTTTGTTGACATTCTCTCAGATATCAAACTTGACTGCAACTCAAGAACCTGGTGAAAATGATTGTGAAGACATAATGAATCACGTGGAAGAAGCTGAGATGCCAccattaaattttgttaatgaaATTGCAATAGGACTGAGGAAGGCAATGGGACTTA CTTTTAACTTTGATGTGATCAGAGATGCTAAGTTAGGAAACAGGTACCTTGTTATTGATATCAATTACTTTCCGGGCTATGCGAAAATGCCATCTTATGAGACTGTGTTGACTGATTTTTTCTGGGATATTGTGCACCGTAAGAGTTTGGGCATGAAAGACTTTGAGCAGAGTGGTTCTGATTGTAGAAAAAGTGATAAAGAAGCCTGA
- the LOC117934088 gene encoding uncharacterized protein LOC117934088: MNFSTLSSLWCPIQKLIDGSKISDPVQLKEEHGAHFQEIFDTKSVLRRGISPEIINLGLSLVKETYVLYLGSIKHWVLMIILSSLLLKKLLNITDPDIFEAMRSSFFPLCKGKLGYVYAAAEH, encoded by the exons ATGAATTTCTCAACTCTCTCAAGTTTGTGGTGCCCCATCCAAAAATTGATTG ATGGCAGCAAAATCTCTGATCCAGTTCAACTGAAGGAAGAGCATGGGGctcattttcaagaaatttttgaCACTAAGAGTGTACTGAGACGCGGCATAAGTCCTGAGATCATCAATTTAGGTTTGTCTCTAGTAAAAGAGACATATGTCTTGTACTTGGGGAGCATAAAGCACTGGGTTTTGATGATTAttctttcttcccttcttttgaagaaattgttAAACATTACTGATCCTGATATCTTTGAAGCTATGAGAAGTTCTTTCTTCCCTCTTTGCAAAGGAAAACTTGGCTATGTTTATGCTGCTGCTGAACACTAG
- the LOC117933907 gene encoding transcription factor MYB53-like — protein sequence MARSPEESGLKKGPWTPEEDQKLVEYIQRHGHGSWRALPKLAGLNRCGKSCRLRWTNYLRPDIKRGKFSDEEENTIINLHSVLGNKWSAIATHLPGRTDNEIKNFWNTHLKKKLMQMGIDPVTHRPRTDLNILANLPQLLAAANLSTSLMNNPWDNALRLQSDATQLAKLHLLHNLLQVLGTNPTALPQTWKQATSLEHHLLWTIKPTNLAQTLSSIPSFVPPQEPGFEYQAMENSKVCAGNNNDGDELGSLYAIPALVSASPEPSTVNQKEKKIEPAHDISNPSSTSTTFEAWGELMDDEPSFIFAMANLIINLGFDVKKIMVHFRVGFTYGY from the exons ATGGCGAGATCACCGGAGGAGAGTGGCCTGAAGAAGGGGCCATGGACGCCGGAAGAAGACCAGAAACTCGTTGAGTATATACAGAGACATGGGCATGGAAGCTGGAGAGCTCTCCCAAAGCTTGCCGGACTGAACAGGTGTGGGAAGAGTTGTAGACTGAGGTGGACAAACTATCTGAGGCCTGATATCAAGAGAGGAAAATTCTCTGATGAAGAAGAGAACACCATCATCAACCTCCACTCGGTTCTCGGCAACAA ATGGTCAGCCATAGCTACTCATCTTCCCGGGCGAACGGATAATGAAATCAAGAACTTCTGGAACACCCATCTGAAGAAGAAGCTTATGCAAATGGGGATTGATCCGGTCACTCACAGGCCGAGAACTGACCTTAACATCCTCGCCAATTTACCTCAGTTGCTTGCAGCAGCTAATTTGAGTACTTCTCTCATGAATAATCCTTGGGATAATGCCCTCAGACTGCAGTCAGATGCCACCCAACTAGCCAAACTCCACTTGCTGCATAACCTACTGCAAGTTCTAGGCACCAATCCCACTGCTCTTCCCCAAACATGGAAGCAGGCAACCTCTTTGGAACACCATCTTTTATGGACCATCAAGCCTACGA ACCTGGCTCAGACTCTTTCAAGTATTCCTAGCTTTGTCCCTCCTCAAGAACCCGGTTTCGAGTACCAGGCCATGGAGAACTCAAAAGTTTGTGCCGGGAACAACAATGATGGAGATGAACTCGGCTCTTTATATGCCATTCCTGCATTGGTTTCGGCCTCACCTGAGCCATCCACAGTGAatcaaaaggagaagaagatcgAACCGGCTCATGACATCTCCAATCCTTCATCCACTTCAACAACCTTTGAAGCCTGGGGAGAACTCATGGATGATGAA CCAAGCTTCATCTTCGCCATGGCCAATCTCATCATAAACCTGGGTTTTgatgtaaagaaaataatggttCATTTCCGGGTTGGTTTCACATATGGATATTGA